TAGGCGCCGCCGGCCCCGCAGCATCGGTCGGCGTGCGGTAGCGGCAGGAGCGTCAGTGCCGGGATCGCGCGAAGCGCGTCCTCCACGACACCCGGGTCCACGCCGCGCGCGTGGATCAGGTGGCAGGGCGCGTCGTGGACGACAGAGACCGGCAGCTCCCCCAGCGGCAACGGTTGCGGCGCGCGCGCGAGAAGCTCGAACACATCGAGCACGGGAATCGGCGGGTCGGGATGGGCGAGCGCGGCCGCGCAACCCGCAGCGTTCGTGACGATCGCCTCGACTCCCGCATCCGTGAACGCCGCGAGTGTCTCCTTGCGAAGGCGCGTGGCGTCGTCGGCGTGGCCCGCGTGCCGGTGGATCGCACCGCAGCATGACTGCGCGCGCGGGACGACCACATCCCATCCGGCACGGGTCAGCACACGAATGGTGGCGTCGTGAGCGCGAGGGAAGAGGTCTTCCGCGACGCATCCTCGCAGGAGTCCCACCACACCGACACGGGCGGCAGGGTCGGCGGCGGAGTGCGTGTCTGCTTCGGGGCGGGGACGGTTCGGGCGTGTGGGGACGGTCGGCTGAAGGCGGTGGATGCGGGCGAGTCGTTTCGACACGAGCGGCAGAAGAAGGTCGGCGACGCGCCGCATCCCCGTGCGCTGGTGCGCGCGCAGGAGTGCCGCGAGGAACGCCACGCGGCGCGGGCGCGGGAGGACGCGCCGCAGGAGGAAGCGCGCGAGGCGGGAGTCCATCGGGCCGCCGCATCCCGCGCGGACCTGGTGGGCGCGGAAGGACTCGGCCATCTCGCCCATACGGACACCGGACGGGCACGCGGACTCGCAAGCGCGGCAGACGATGCAAAGATCGAGGTGCGCGCGCGCCACTTCGCCGAGTTCCGTACGGCTCTCCGCCCAGGCGCGCAGAAGGTGGATGCGACCGCGCGGGGAGTCGGCTTCGCGGCCGGTGACGGCGTGCGTCGGGCAGTGCGGGACGCAGAGGCCGCAGTGCACGCAGTCGAGCGTGCGGAGATACGCGCCGAAGCGCTCCCGGGCGGCGTGATCGTCCACGCGGGAGGGAAGTGGAGGCGCGGTCGTCACGAGGCGGCCTCCGTCGCGGCGCCTTCCGTGCCGTGGATGCGTCCGGGGTGGAAGACGCCCGCGGGGTCCAGGACCGCGAGCACGCGCC
This genomic interval from Gemmatimonadota bacterium contains the following:
- a CDS encoding (Fe-S)-binding protein, coding for MTTAPPLPSRVDDHAARERFGAYLRTLDCVHCGLCVPHCPTHAVTGREADSPRGRIHLLRAWAESRTELGEVARAHLDLCIVCRACESACPSGVRMGEMAESFRAHQVRAGCGGPMDSRLARFLLRRVLPRPRRVAFLAALLRAHQRTGMRRVADLLLPLVSKRLARIHRLQPTVPTRPNRPRPEADTHSAADPAARVGVVGLLRGCVAEDLFPRAHDATIRVLTRAGWDVVVPRAQSCCGAIHRHAGHADDATRLRKETLAAFTDAGVEAIVTNAAGCAAALAHPDPPIPVLDVFELLARAPQPLPLGELPVSVVHDAPCHLIHARGVDPGVVEDALRAIPALTLLPLPHADRCCGAGGAYHLLHAEMSDRVAAAKADAIVSTGASIVVTGNPGCAIQIAAALRRAGATGHRPVEVLHPVELVDRALAREG